The Clostridia bacterium genome includes a region encoding these proteins:
- a CDS encoding CopG family transcriptional regulator codes for MEMQNITLSPPKDILTKVKPLAIDKRTSVSGLLAEVLVELVRQNDHYRQAKSRQLMLMEKGFNMGFTGKPIWSRDELHER; via the coding sequence ATGGAAATGCAGAATATCACTCTATCGCCCCCAAAGGACATCCTAACCAAAGTAAAGCCTCTAGCCATTGACAAGCGCACGTCGGTTTCTGGTCTGCTTGCTGAGGTCCTGGTCGAGCTGGTCCGCCAAAATGATCATTACAGGCAGGCCAAGAGCAGACAGCTCATGCTGATGGAGAAGGGATTTAACATGGGGTTTACAGGTAAACCCATCTGGAGCCGAGATGAGTTGCATGAACGTTGA
- a CDS encoding DsrE family protein yields the protein MVTGGLNRLKVLFHIDESGRWDRVLTNVTNFLNDVGPGQAEVEVVANGEAVTVFAVGSLGGTGQLGSAGEAGQGAVADLAQALGPTGEAGRASSQTNQADQLGSTPGLPLIDRMNELAHMGVRFAACRNALRSHSISEDRLPEFCQVVPAGITEIAKKQTEGYAYIKP from the coding sequence ATGGTAACTGGAGGGCTTAATAGGTTGAAGGTTTTGTTTCACATTGATGAGTCCGGCCGTTGGGACCGGGTCCTCACCAACGTAACCAATTTCCTTAACGATGTGGGGCCAGGTCAAGCTGAGGTTGAAGTTGTGGCCAACGGGGAGGCAGTTACGGTGTTCGCTGTCGGTTCCCTAGGCGGAACCGGTCAACTCGGTTCAGCCGGTGAAGCTGGTCAAGGTGCCGTAGCTGATCTAGCCCAGGCACTAGGCCCAACTGGCGAGGCTGGACGGGCCAGCAGCCAAACCAACCAGGCTGACCAGCTGGGTAGCACACCCGGTTTGCCCCTGATAGACCGGATGAACGAGCTGGCCCACATGGGAGTGAGATTCGCAGCCTGCCGCAACGCCCTCCGAAGCCACTCCATCAGCGAAGACAGGTTACCTGAGTTTTGCCAAGTGGTACCAGCCGGGATAACCGAAATTGCCAAAAAGCAGACCGAAGGCTACGCCTACATCAAACCTTGA
- a CDS encoding class II aldolase/adducin family protein, whose protein sequence is MAIAELAAQVEYYARLAYQRGLVGAAGGNVSARDPEEGLVAITPSGVSLRDVTAENLLYVDLEGKVVKGPGGLRPSKETPLHLSVYRARPQAGGIVHVHPSYATAYSLVGRPIPVRTVSAEMKLIQVPVVKKAAPGSPELVRFLMEALSTAPDYAKVFLLEAHGLLGFERTLLEAFDLVELAEETARTAYLADLLSGCCPAKI, encoded by the coding sequence ATGGCAATAGCGGAACTAGCTGCTCAAGTGGAATACTATGCCCGGTTGGCTTACCAGCGGGGCTTGGTGGGAGCGGCAGGAGGCAACGTCAGCGCCCGCGACCCGGAGGAGGGCTTGGTAGCCATAACCCCAAGTGGGGTTTCCTTGCGGGATGTTACTGCTGAAAACCTGTTGTACGTGGACCTGGAGGGAAAGGTGGTCAAGGGGCCCGGGGGCTTACGGCCCTCCAAGGAAACCCCACTCCACCTCTCCGTCTACCGGGCCCGGCCCCAGGCCGGCGGCATAGTACATGTTCATCCTAGCTATGCCACCGCTTACAGCTTGGTCGGGCGGCCCATACCGGTCCGTACCGTTTCCGCAGAAATGAAGCTGATCCAGGTGCCCGTGGTTAAGAAGGCGGCGCCAGGCTCTCCTGAGCTAGTAAGGTTCCTGATGGAGGCTTTAAGCACAGCCCCGGATTACGCCAAGGTTTTCCTCCTGGAAGCCCATGGGCTACTGGGATTTGAACGCACCCTCCTGGAAGCCTTTGACTTGGTGGAGCTGGCGGAAGAGACGGCCCGGACTGCCTATCTGGCCGACTTGCTCTCCGGGTGTTGTCCGGCCAAGATCTAG